The proteins below come from a single Salvelinus fontinalis isolate EN_2023a chromosome 1, ASM2944872v1, whole genome shotgun sequence genomic window:
- the LOC129863630 gene encoding histone-lysine N-methyltransferase PRDM9-like, whose amino-acid sequence MSEEVIIVEWAETGASEEGCQAQLITNKASAVLPDSLVQNILVNTVVQGQEEDHPLLDDNGNDLYCEECHASYKDQCDIQGGLSFMLDSPTPVGLPQRALLTLPHGLVVGRSSIPGAGLGVLNQGAIVAPGMHFGPCEGEVTTRDSAVTSDYSWEVWNSNGESEYIDSARDTHSNWMRYVNCARNVEEGNLIALQYRGIVFFHCCRSILRGDELLFWPGGRFIDRFRDPSDQIWLRKSTPSEVNTNLSSQVFLCCQCQLSFTTETYIQRHKEQLHPLDLSPASALSELENHLSNSNMKPDPMSSSVRELGYRCPQRPKSFKQKGHVQRTMRAVHSNVRPYCCPQCRKCFAQGYDLASHQLRVHPRKKKPGVVEVRGEEVRGESSLPPPSDSAWEPEPPSNDQPTETQTGRASSQRLRNLRVKSTRNSNAKNKANTVKQRETSTKKRFHSDPNPDALDMEVERREAVGEAQYSCIDCQETFGNPESLKVHQCIRVVVGPPPYSCSTCRVSFKRYTTLKKHKVNKHPKENMLYCCTHCGRFFSQAAGLQHHLEAEVCKDIQLSTKAVPCSYCQFTFTEERYLRNQVKRHHPDEHVSQATGLGSGLIQSEQKAGDAGEVHLCLQCGKSYEHVQSFKAHQCFQSDAAKLHLCNDCGKGFSCFYSLKQHQRIHTGEKPYRCSYCEKCFSHSGHLNVHVRIHTGEKSFLCTECGESFRQSGDLKRHERKHTGVKPCTCPECGKSFSRPQSLKAHLMLHNGERQYKCDQCRKSFSRNYHLTRHYEKTHS is encoded by the exons ATGTCTGAAGAAGTGATCATCGTGGAGTGGGCAGAGACTGGTGCATCAGAAGAGGGATGTCAAGCCCAACTCATTACAAACAAAGCCTCTGCAG TGTTGCCCGACAGCCTGGTCCAGAATATATTGGTGAACACTGTGGTACAAGGCCAAGAGGAGGATCATCCACTACTAGATGACAATGGCAATGACCTCT attgtGAGGAGTGTCATGCCTCCTACAAAGACCAGTGTGATATCCAAGGTGGTCTGTCCTTCATGCTGGACTCTCCCACACCAGTGGGCTTACCCCAGAGGGCCCTCCTCACCCTACCCCATGGGCTGGTGGTGGGCAGGTCCAGTATCCCTGGGGCAGGCCTGGGGGTTCTAAACCAAGGAGCAATTGTGGCCCCGGGAATGCACTTTGGCCCCTGTGAGGGGGAGGTGACTACCAGGGACAGCGCAGTAACAAGTGACTactcctgggag GTCTGGAACAGTAACGGTGAATCTGAGTACATTGATTCTGCAAGAGACACTCATTCCAACTGGATGAG GTATGTTAACTGTGCTCGTAATGTAGAGGAGGGTAATCTCATAGCACTCCAGTACAGGGGGATTGTTTTCTTCCACTGCTGCCGCTCTATCCTCCGAGGAGATGAGCTCCTGTTTTGGCCTGGGGGGCGATTCATCGACAGGTTTAGGGACCCCTCTGACCAAATCTGGCTCCGAAAGAGCACCCCTTCAG AGGTTAATACAAATTTATCATCTCAGGTTTTCCTCTGCTGTCAGTGCCAGCTTTCTTTCACCACTGAGACCTACATCCAAAGACATAAAGAGCAATTACACCCTCTGGACCTATCACCTGCGTCTGCACTGAGTGAGCTTGAAAATCACCTTTCTAACAGTAACATGAAACCAGACCCTATGTCGTCCTCTGTCCGTGAGTTGGGCTACCGGTGCCCTCAGCGTCCTAAGAGCTTTAAGCAGAAGGGCCACGTCCAGAGAACCATGCGAGCTGTCCACTCCAACGTCAGACCCTACTGCTGCCCCCAGTGCAGGAAGTGTTTCGCTCAGGGGTACGACCTGGCAAGTCACCAGCTACGAGTTCACCCAAGGAAGAAGAAGCCTGGAGTggtagaggtcagaggtgagGAGGTCAGAGGTGAGAGTTCGCTCCCGCCTCCTTCTGACAGCGCCTGGGAACCCGAGCCTCCGTCCAATGATCAACCTACAGAGACCCAGACAGGGAGAGCTTCCTCACAGAGACTGAGGAACCTCAGGGTAAAGTCCACCAGGAACTCTAATGCCAAAAATAAGGCAAACACAGTGAAACAAAGAGAAACCAGTACCAAGAAGAGGTTCCATTCAGATCCCAATCCAGACGCTCTGGAcatggaggtggagaggagagaggctgtagGAGAGGCACAGTACAGCTGCATTGATTGTCAGGAAACCTTCGGCAACCCAGAGTCCCTTAAAGTCCATCAGTGCATCCGGGTCGTGGTGGGGCCACCGCCGTACTCTTGCTCTACATGCAGGGTTAGCTTCAAACGGTACACCACCCTGAAGAAGCACAAGGTCAACAAGCATCCAAAGGAAAACATGCTTTATTGCTGCACCCACTGTGGGAGGTTCTTCAGTCAGGCTGCCGGTCTACAGCACCACCTGGAGGCAGAAGTATGTAAGGACATCCAGCTGAGCACTAAAGCTGTCCCTTGCTCCTACTGCCAGTTCACCTTCACCGAGGAGAGGTACCTCCGGAATCAAGTTAAGAGACACCACCCTGATGAGCATGTCTCTCAGGCCACAGGCCTGGGCTCAGGGCTAATTCAGTCGGAGCAGAAGGCTGGAGATGCAGGAGAAGTTCACCTGTGCTTGCAGTGTGGAAAGAGCTACGAGCACGTTCAAAGCTTCAAAGCTCACCAGTGTTTCCAGTCAGACGCAGCCAAACTGCACTTGTGCAATGACTGTGGGAAAGGTTTCTCTTGTTTCTACAGCCTTAAGCAGCATCAGCGGATTCACACGGGAGAGAAGCCATACCGCTGCTCTTACTGTGAGAAGTGTTTTAGCCACTCTGGACATCTGAATGTGCACGTGaggatacacacaggggagaaatctTTCCTGTGTACTGAGTGTGGAGAGAGTTTCCGTCAGTCTGGGGATCTGAAGCGCCATGAGAGAAAACACACTGGGGTGAAACCATGTACCTGTCCTGAATGTGGGAAAAGCTTCAGTCGACCTCAGAGTCTGAAAGCTCACCTGATGCTGCACAACGGAGAGAGACAGTACAAGTGTGATCAGTGTAGGAAAAGTTTTTCACGAAATTATCACCTGACGAGACACTATGAAAAGACACACTCATAA